In one window of Microbacterium natoriense DNA:
- a CDS encoding Gfo/Idh/MocA family protein: MSVPRIALVGAGTMGSYHARVVAASGRAKLARIIDSRRSVGEAVAARFGTAWTPELGDLADVDAVIIAASTEAHDALARAVLDAGKPLLVEKPVVNGLAKTREILELSEQAGVPILCGLLERYNPAVLTAKHFVNSPVHVTATRHSPYAPRIRTGVAWDLLIHDVDLAINVLGSIPSKVDGSVGYFHPDSVEGAEDVATASLSFAGGQLAQLSASRIGQRKDRTLLIHELDRLIEVDLLRRTVTVYRHVSGDADEDGRGYRQQTSIEIPEITNSREPLAAQFDHFVDLLDGIADPDEERRSILPSHAVIDTLLSLRDS, encoded by the coding sequence ATGAGCGTCCCCCGGATCGCGCTGGTCGGAGCCGGCACGATGGGCAGCTACCACGCTCGAGTGGTAGCTGCGTCTGGGCGAGCAAAGTTGGCACGCATCATCGACAGCCGCAGGTCGGTCGGAGAGGCCGTCGCGGCACGCTTCGGAACGGCCTGGACCCCTGAGCTGGGAGACCTCGCAGATGTGGACGCCGTGATCATCGCCGCATCCACCGAGGCCCACGATGCCCTCGCGCGCGCGGTGCTCGACGCCGGTAAGCCGTTGCTCGTGGAGAAGCCGGTCGTGAACGGTTTGGCGAAGACACGCGAGATCCTCGAGCTGTCAGAGCAGGCCGGTGTACCGATCCTCTGCGGACTGCTGGAGCGCTACAACCCGGCCGTTCTCACCGCGAAGCACTTCGTGAACAGTCCGGTGCACGTTACGGCGACCCGTCACTCCCCCTATGCACCGCGCATCCGGACCGGCGTCGCGTGGGATCTCCTTATCCACGACGTCGATCTGGCCATCAATGTGCTCGGCAGCATCCCAAGCAAGGTAGATGGGTCTGTCGGGTACTTCCACCCCGATTCGGTAGAAGGAGCTGAAGACGTGGCGACCGCATCTCTGAGCTTCGCGGGAGGACAGCTCGCGCAGCTCTCGGCGAGCCGGATCGGGCAGCGCAAAGACCGCACACTTCTCATCCACGAGTTGGACCGCCTGATCGAGGTCGACCTGCTCCGCCGCACCGTGACCGTGTACCGGCACGTGTCCGGCGACGCCGATGAGGACGGTCGCGGCTATCGCCAACAAACCTCCATCGAGATCCCTGAGATCACGAATTCTCGGGAGCCGCTTGCCGCCCAGTTCGATCACTTCGTCGATCTGCTCGACGGCATTGCGGATCCCGATGAGGAGCGTCGGTCGATCCTCCCCTCGCACGCCGTGATTGACACACTCTTAAGTCTTCGCGATAGCTGA
- a CDS encoding acyltransferase has protein sequence MSVIPDNPYNEHAWIIGEPKVGDGTWIGAFTLIDGSGGLTIGSGCDISSGVHIYTHSSAKRCVSGRAYGEIDREPVTIGNRVFIGANAVINMGVTIGDEAVVGAGAVVTTSVPPRTIVAGVPARVIGTVDLSRPSVPRFEKD, from the coding sequence ATGAGCGTGATTCCCGACAACCCCTACAACGAGCATGCGTGGATTATCGGAGAACCGAAGGTGGGAGACGGAACCTGGATCGGGGCGTTCACCCTCATCGACGGTTCAGGTGGGCTCACGATCGGATCAGGCTGCGACATCTCGTCTGGAGTTCATATATACACCCATTCCAGCGCTAAACGCTGTGTCTCGGGACGTGCCTACGGCGAGATCGACCGTGAGCCGGTGACCATCGGCAATCGCGTGTTTATCGGGGCGAACGCCGTGATCAACATGGGAGTCACTATCGGAGATGAGGCCGTCGTCGGGGCGGGGGCCGTCGTGACGACGTCCGTGCCCCCGCGCACTATCGTGGCGGGAGTTCCAGCACGTGTGATCGGGACCGTCGATCTCAGTAGACCGAGCGTACCGCGGTTCGAAAAGGACTGA
- a CDS encoding DegT/DnrJ/EryC1/StrS family aminotransferase translates to MIPITVVEFGADEERLVLEVLRSGRVAQGPLVAEFEKRFAELTGVRHAIAVNNGTTSLIASLRCLDLSPGDEVITSPFTFAATLNAILEAGATARFADISEDDFNVTAATISERLSDRTKVLMPVHIFGQIAEMDAISAIASARGLRILEDSAQAHGSMLGSKAAGSYDIGSFSFYATKNLTTGEGGMITTDDDVLAERLRILRNQGMRARYDYAMLGQNYRLTDLQAALVLPQLDRYDNVVETRGANAAYLSEGLAGIEGVITPVELSGRRHVWHQYTIRITEDAPVTRDEFVERMNDAGIGAGVYYPRLVFDYDAYRDRGDVVIEPTPVAERIARQVVSLPVHNHLTREQLDTIVSSIRTIMGASR, encoded by the coding sequence ATGATACCAATCACCGTCGTCGAGTTCGGGGCTGACGAAGAGCGTCTCGTGCTCGAGGTGCTCCGCTCCGGCCGAGTTGCGCAGGGACCTCTTGTAGCGGAGTTCGAGAAGCGCTTCGCGGAACTGACAGGTGTCCGCCACGCGATCGCGGTGAACAACGGGACGACCTCCCTCATCGCATCGCTGCGGTGCCTTGATCTATCTCCGGGCGATGAGGTGATCACGAGCCCGTTCACATTCGCCGCGACCCTCAACGCGATCCTTGAGGCTGGGGCGACTGCACGGTTCGCTGACATCTCGGAGGACGACTTCAATGTCACAGCGGCAACGATCAGCGAGCGCCTGAGCGACCGCACGAAAGTGCTGATGCCCGTGCACATCTTCGGCCAGATCGCGGAGATGGACGCCATCTCCGCGATAGCCTCCGCACGGGGCCTCCGGATTCTCGAGGACTCGGCGCAGGCGCACGGCAGCATGCTGGGCAGCAAGGCAGCCGGGAGCTACGACATCGGCTCGTTCTCGTTCTATGCCACCAAAAACCTGACGACCGGCGAGGGTGGGATGATCACGACTGACGATGACGTGCTCGCCGAACGTCTGCGCATCCTGCGCAATCAGGGCATGCGCGCGCGCTACGACTACGCGATGCTCGGCCAGAACTATCGCCTGACCGATCTGCAGGCCGCGCTGGTGTTGCCTCAACTCGATCGCTACGACAACGTCGTCGAGACCCGCGGCGCAAACGCTGCGTACCTCAGCGAAGGTCTTGCGGGGATCGAAGGTGTGATCACACCCGTGGAGCTCTCCGGGCGTCGGCACGTCTGGCACCAGTACACGATCCGCATCACCGAGGACGCACCGGTGACCCGTGACGAATTCGTCGAGCGCATGAACGACGCCGGCATCGGTGCCGGTGTCTACTACCCACGACTGGTCTTCGACTACGATGCGTATCGCGATCGAGGCGACGTCGTAATCGAACCGACTCCTGTCGCGGAGCGGATCGCGAGGCAAGTCGTCTCTTTGCCCGTTCATAATCACCTCACCCGCGAACAGCTCGACACGATCGTGTCGTCGATCCGTACGATCATGGGAGCCAGCCGATGA
- a CDS encoding lysylphosphatidylglycerol synthase domain-containing protein, giving the protein MLLALVLGFAAYYLISQWDAVSAAIKLIAWQSAVLSFLLVLAGLVFGTISWIAILTGLGDRVPFLRAAQILLVGQLGKYVPGSVWSYVMQMELGRQYNVSRPRVLITSLYAAGVGVVASLILGALATPLLSQNEPELLWLFALLPIGLLCLHPAVMTWLASLVLKAFRRPPLDHRVRLSTIAIALGASIVSYLCYGLHLTLLVNSLADPDPQTIVLLTGAMAIGFSLSLFAFLLPSGIGVREAVLVAAMASLISLPQAAAVSAVSRMMFTLGDLAAAGIAVLFVVVMRRRLRDEGSISTLDLGGEHATPRPGGPQAENRGSTDVKDAIS; this is encoded by the coding sequence GTGCTACTCGCCCTCGTTCTGGGCTTCGCCGCGTACTATCTGATCTCTCAGTGGGATGCCGTGTCTGCAGCGATAAAGCTCATCGCATGGCAGTCGGCCGTACTCTCCTTCCTACTGGTCCTCGCCGGACTCGTCTTCGGCACGATCAGCTGGATCGCGATCCTCACCGGGCTCGGCGACCGTGTCCCTTTCCTGCGGGCGGCGCAGATTCTCCTGGTGGGCCAGCTCGGCAAGTACGTGCCGGGCTCAGTCTGGTCCTACGTGATGCAAATGGAACTCGGACGCCAGTACAACGTGTCGCGCCCGAGGGTACTCATCACTTCGCTCTACGCGGCGGGTGTCGGTGTGGTCGCGTCTCTGATTCTCGGAGCGCTTGCTACGCCGCTTCTCTCACAGAACGAGCCTGAGCTACTCTGGCTCTTCGCCCTACTGCCCATCGGTCTGCTGTGCTTGCACCCTGCGGTGATGACGTGGCTGGCGTCACTCGTGCTGAAGGCGTTTCGTCGACCGCCGCTCGATCACCGCGTTCGGCTTTCGACGATCGCGATCGCTCTCGGCGCGTCCATCGTCTCGTACCTCTGCTACGGCCTCCATCTGACCCTGCTCGTGAATTCACTCGCAGATCCTGACCCTCAAACGATAGTTCTGCTCACAGGAGCTATGGCGATCGGCTTCTCCCTGAGCCTGTTCGCGTTCCTCCTCCCCTCCGGCATCGGGGTCCGCGAGGCTGTCCTCGTGGCCGCCATGGCCAGTTTGATCTCACTCCCGCAGGCGGCCGCGGTGAGTGCTGTGTCCCGCATGATGTTCACGCTCGGAGATCTAGCAGCCGCGGGGATCGCGGTGCTGTTCGTCGTTGTGATGCGGCGCCGTCTCCGAGATGAAGGATCAATCAGCACGCTTGATCTCGGTGGAGAACACGCGACGCCGCGCCCCGGGGGACCGCAGGCAGAGAATCGCGGTTCGACAGACGTGAAGGACGCGATCTCATGA
- a CDS encoding glycosyltransferase family 2 protein: MTNVPFDPASATIVIVTFNRSHLLTGLLESITVMDPKPGHVVIIDNASSDDTTEVVDSFRPRLGTELVYRRLETNTGGSGGFSEGMRTAYELGSEWIWMMDDDVEVMPDGLARMGKWAPRFKSIQGRRYDYDGSEFYWQYRIAERMGIPIPFAPSGFDESGFKEMNSGCFEGMFIHRSIVQQIGLPDPRFFIYWDDQMYGWLASRLTTAVIVNEFVLRRTREIKQWDMGIRHMNASSNAYRFYIMRNRAYIKNYYRVHRNYNPVLFGLGTAMTFAKEIIRLFFVERTVRGTSNLFRGLREAGKLSRDRSWQPMAPLEA; the protein is encoded by the coding sequence GTGACCAACGTCCCCTTCGACCCGGCATCCGCGACGATCGTCATCGTCACGTTCAACCGCTCGCACCTTCTCACCGGCCTTCTCGAGAGCATCACCGTGATGGACCCGAAGCCGGGCCACGTCGTGATCATCGACAACGCCTCCTCCGATGACACCACCGAGGTCGTCGACTCTTTCCGCCCTCGCCTCGGCACCGAACTCGTCTACCGCCGCCTCGAGACCAACACGGGCGGATCGGGCGGCTTCAGCGAAGGCATGCGCACCGCATACGAGCTGGGCTCGGAGTGGATCTGGATGATGGACGACGACGTCGAGGTCATGCCCGACGGTCTCGCCCGCATGGGCAAGTGGGCTCCGCGATTCAAGAGCATCCAGGGCCGCCGCTACGACTACGACGGCAGCGAGTTCTACTGGCAGTACCGCATCGCTGAGCGCATGGGCATCCCGATCCCGTTCGCCCCGTCCGGATTCGACGAGTCCGGTTTCAAGGAGATGAACAGCGGATGCTTCGAGGGCATGTTCATCCACCGCTCGATCGTGCAGCAGATCGGGCTGCCCGATCCGAGGTTCTTCATCTACTGGGACGATCAGATGTACGGGTGGCTGGCGTCGCGCCTCACCACGGCGGTGATCGTGAACGAGTTCGTGCTGCGCCGCACGCGTGAGATCAAGCAGTGGGACATGGGCATCCGCCACATGAACGCGTCGAGCAACGCCTACCGCTTCTACATCATGCGCAACCGCGCATACATCAAGAACTACTACCGCGTGCACCGCAACTACAACCCCGTTCTGTTCGGCCTCGGCACCGCCATGACCTTCGCGAAGGAGATCATCCGGCTGTTCTTCGTCGAGCGCACGGTGCGCGGCACGAGCAACCTCTTCCGAGGGCTTCGAGAGGCCGGCAAGCTCAGCCGCGACCGCTCCTGGCAGCCCATGGCACCGCTGGAGGCATGA